The following coding sequences lie in one Allochromatium vinosum DSM 180 genomic window:
- the pgi gene encoding glucose-6-phosphate isomerase, with the protein MSPVLVNQTPQWQALQRHWEAMRPQRMRDLFDADPKRAAAMSLTVAGLHLDYSKNLITRETLDRLIELAEAVDLKGWIRRMFEGEPINNTEDRAVLHIALRNRSKRPIQVEGEDVMPLVNGVLARMETFVGRVRSGDWRGHTGERITDVVNIGIGGSNLGPKMVCAALAPYQSESLRVHFVSNVDGTHLVETLRGLNPATTLFIVASKTFTTQETMTNAASARAWLLTALGDSSAVARHFVAVSTNAEKVAAFGIDTANMFGFWDWVGGRYSLWSAIGLPIALAVGFDRFAELLEGAHAMDEHFRTADLRENMPALLGLIGVWYANFAGARTHAVLPYDQSLRYLPAYLQQGDMESNGKGVTREGTAVEYTTGPVVWGEPGTDGQHAFYQLIHQGTQLIPADFIGAVHSHNELGDHHPKFMANFFAQTEALMRGRTYNEALSELLASGLDEERAQRLAHHRTFPGNRPTNSLLMERLTPHTLGALIALYEHRIFTQGVIWGVNSFDQWGVELGKQLANVILAEIQAGKVTADHDPSTRALLERFIRQRRA; encoded by the coding sequence ATGTCGCCCGTGCTCGTGAACCAGACACCCCAGTGGCAGGCACTCCAACGGCATTGGGAGGCGATGCGTCCGCAGCGGATGCGCGATCTGTTCGATGCCGACCCCAAGCGCGCGGCGGCCATGAGTCTGACCGTCGCCGGACTGCATCTCGATTATTCCAAGAATCTCATCACCCGCGAGACGCTGGACCGGCTGATCGAGCTGGCCGAGGCGGTCGATCTCAAGGGCTGGATTCGCCGTATGTTCGAGGGCGAGCCGATCAACAACACCGAGGACCGCGCGGTGCTGCACATCGCACTGCGCAACCGCTCCAAGCGTCCGATCCAGGTCGAGGGCGAGGATGTGATGCCGCTGGTCAACGGCGTGCTGGCGCGGATGGAGACCTTCGTCGGGCGCGTGCGTTCGGGCGACTGGCGCGGACATACCGGCGAGCGCATCACGGATGTGGTCAACATCGGCATCGGCGGCTCCAATCTCGGTCCGAAGATGGTGTGCGCGGCGCTCGCGCCCTATCAGAGCGAGAGCCTGCGCGTGCACTTCGTCTCCAACGTCGACGGCACCCATCTGGTCGAGACCCTGCGCGGGCTGAACCCGGCCACCACGCTCTTCATCGTCGCGTCCAAGACCTTCACCACCCAGGAGACCATGACCAACGCCGCCAGCGCCCGCGCCTGGCTGCTCACCGCGCTCGGCGACTCATCGGCCGTGGCGCGGCATTTCGTCGCGGTCTCGACCAATGCCGAGAAGGTCGCGGCCTTCGGTATCGACACGGCCAACATGTTCGGCTTCTGGGACTGGGTCGGCGGACGCTATTCGCTGTGGTCGGCGATCGGGCTGCCGATCGCGCTCGCCGTCGGCTTCGACCGTTTCGCCGAGCTTCTGGAGGGCGCGCACGCCATGGACGAGCATTTCCGCACGGCGGATCTGCGCGAGAACATGCCGGCGCTGCTGGGCCTGATCGGCGTCTGGTATGCCAACTTTGCCGGGGCGCGCACCCATGCGGTGCTGCCCTATGATCAGTCGCTGCGCTATCTGCCGGCCTATCTGCAACAGGGCGACATGGAGAGCAACGGCAAGGGCGTGACGCGCGAGGGCACGGCGGTCGAGTACACCACAGGTCCGGTGGTCTGGGGCGAGCCGGGCACCGATGGCCAGCACGCCTTCTATCAGCTCATCCATCAGGGCACGCAGCTCATCCCGGCCGACTTCATCGGCGCCGTGCACAGTCACAACGAGCTGGGCGACCATCATCCCAAGTTCATGGCCAACTTCTTCGCCCAGACCGAGGCGCTGATGCGCGGTCGGACCTATAACGAAGCGCTGAGCGAACTGCTCGCGTCCGGCCTGGACGAGGAGCGGGCGCAGAGGCTCGCGCACCATCGCACCTTCCCCGGCAACCGCCCGACCAACAGTCTGCTGATGGAACGGCTCACGCCGCACACGCTCGGCGCTCTGATCGCGCTCTATGAGCATCGCATCTTCACCCAGGGCGTGATCTGGGGCGTCAATTCCTTCGATCAGTGGGGCGTGGAACTCGGCAAGCAACTGGCCAACGTCATCCTCGCCGAGATCCAGGCCGGCAAGGTCACAGCCGATCACGACCCCTCCACGCGCGCGCTCCTGGAGCGTTTCATCCGTCAGCGCAGGGCTTGA
- a CDS encoding LysR family transcriptional regulator, which produces MFDPMLNLARHVSLRQLQVFEAIARLKSFTKAADELYLTQPTVSTQIKRLTDVIGLPLFEQIGRQVYLTETGRELETAVKDIFGVLDRFEMKVADLKGLKRGYLKLCVITTAKYFAPEVLGRFCQRHQGVDVALKVTNRDSVLERLIANKDDLYILGQNPERDLEMIATPFAPNPLHVIAHREHPLAHERDIPIERLADEYFIMREPGSGIRDYVLKTFGEVGLKPRVRMELGSNEAIKHAIYGQLGLSVLSLHTLAQEAESSELAILDVQGFPLERQWYVAHAKGKELSVVADAFIDFLGEESGRLCRQLDETRARLTRFQPPT; this is translated from the coding sequence ATGTTCGATCCCATGCTGAATCTTGCCCGTCACGTCAGTCTGCGCCAACTCCAGGTGTTCGAGGCCATCGCGCGCCTGAAGAGCTTCACCAAGGCCGCTGACGAACTCTATCTGACCCAGCCGACGGTCTCGACCCAGATCAAGCGCCTGACCGATGTCATCGGGCTGCCGCTGTTCGAGCAGATCGGGCGTCAGGTCTATCTGACCGAGACCGGACGCGAGCTGGAGACGGCGGTCAAGGACATCTTCGGCGTGCTCGACCGCTTCGAGATGAAGGTCGCCGATCTCAAGGGGTTGAAGCGCGGCTATCTCAAGCTCTGCGTCATCACCACCGCCAAGTATTTCGCCCCGGAGGTGCTCGGGCGCTTCTGTCAGCGCCATCAGGGGGTCGACGTGGCGCTCAAGGTCACGAACCGCGACAGCGTCCTGGAACGCCTGATCGCCAACAAGGACGATCTCTACATCCTGGGGCAGAATCCCGAGCGTGACCTGGAGATGATCGCCACGCCCTTCGCGCCCAATCCGCTCCATGTCATCGCCCACCGCGAGCATCCGCTGGCGCATGAACGCGACATCCCGATCGAACGGTTGGCCGATGAGTATTTCATCATGCGCGAGCCGGGTTCGGGCATCCGCGACTATGTACTCAAGACCTTCGGCGAGGTCGGTCTCAAACCGCGCGTGCGCATGGAGCTCGGCAGCAACGAGGCGATCAAGCACGCCATCTACGGCCAGTTGGGTCTGTCGGTGCTCTCGCTCCATACCCTGGCCCAGGAGGCCGAGTCCTCGGAGCTGGCCATTCTCGACGTCCAGGGCTTCCCGCTGGAACGTCAGTGGTATGTCGCCCATGCCAAGGGCAAGGAATTGTCTGTGGTGGCCGACGCTTTCATCGACTTTCTCGGCGAGGAGAGCGGACGGCTGTGCCGCCAGCTCGACGAGACCCGTGCCCGTTTGACGCGCTTCCAGCCGCCGACCTAG
- a CDS encoding 4a-hydroxytetrahydrobiopterin dehydratase, whose translation MNATSTTWQHRERPLRLERRLDFADYARTRDFLEAVAKASEATGVYPDISFGRTYVNITIHTEPPATDIDPERTAFAERVDALFASEYDRRPSEPPCSIPC comes from the coding sequence ATGAACGCGACCTCTACCACCTGGCAGCACCGCGAACGCCCGCTTCGCCTCGAACGTCGACTCGATTTCGCCGACTACGCGCGCACCCGCGACTTCCTGGAGGCTGTGGCCAAGGCGAGTGAGGCCACCGGCGTCTATCCCGACATCAGCTTCGGTCGCACCTATGTCAACATCACGATTCACACCGAGCCGCCGGCCACGGATATCGATCCCGAACGGACGGCTTTCGCCGAGCGAGTCGACGCGCTCTTTGCGTCTGAATATGATCGCAGACCCAGTGAGCCGCCATGTTCGATCCCATGCTGA
- a CDS encoding ferritin-like domain-containing protein, which translates to MANPRILGYLGRALSHELSAVQQYLTHAGLADLWGLTEVGAHFRREAAEEQEHAERLTARMLRLGAMPNGSRLRPVQAGFSLIELLEADRRLEWHAVALYHAAANYCALIGDVAGRDFFAALHDAELTHARELEDWIGRLDQTRRRHSTWR; encoded by the coding sequence ATGGCCAATCCGAGAATCTTGGGTTATCTGGGGCGCGCGCTCAGTCATGAACTGAGCGCCGTCCAGCAATACCTGACCCATGCCGGGCTGGCGGATCTGTGGGGACTGACCGAGGTCGGCGCGCACTTCCGGCGCGAGGCCGCCGAGGAGCAGGAGCACGCCGAACGCCTGACCGCGCGGATGCTGCGGCTGGGCGCCATGCCCAACGGCTCGCGGCTCAGGCCGGTCCAGGCCGGATTCTCGCTGATCGAACTGCTGGAGGCCGACCGTCGGCTTGAATGGCACGCGGTCGCGCTCTATCACGCGGCGGCCAACTATTGCGCCCTGATCGGCGATGTCGCCGGACGCGACTTCTTCGCCGCCCTGCATGACGCGGAACTGACTCACGCCCGTGAACTGGAGGACTGGATCGGGCGTTTGGATCAGACCAGACGACGCCACAGCACCTGGAGATAG
- a CDS encoding BMC domain-containing protein has translation MPSENYGIALGMIETRGLVPAIEAADAMTKAAEVRLIGREFVGGGYVTVLVRGETGAVNAAVRAGADACERVGDGLVAAHIIARPHREVEPILPVKPGDTDGGHGRS, from the coding sequence ATGCCTTCCGAAAACTATGGCATCGCGCTTGGAATGATCGAGACCCGCGGACTGGTGCCCGCCATCGAGGCGGCCGACGCCATGACCAAGGCCGCCGAGGTGCGTCTGATCGGACGTGAGTTCGTCGGCGGCGGCTATGTGACCGTGCTGGTGCGCGGCGAGACCGGCGCTGTGAATGCGGCGGTGCGCGCCGGAGCCGATGCCTGCGAGCGCGTCGGTGATGGTCTGGTCGCCGCGCACATCATCGCCCGCCCGCATCGCGAGGTCGAGCCGATCCTGCCGGTCAAGCCGGGCGACACCGACGGCGGGCATGGTCGCTCCTGA
- a CDS encoding BMC domain-containing protein encodes MADEYYGIALGMIETRGLVPAIEAADAMTKAAEVRLIGREFVGGGYVTVLVRGETGAVNAAVRAGADACERVGDGLVAAHIIARPHREVEPILPTGGQLAEKAA; translated from the coding sequence ATGGCTGACGAATACTACGGGATCGCCCTGGGCATGATCGAAACGCGCGGACTGGTGCCCGCCATCGAGGCGGCCGATGCCATGACCAAGGCCGCCGAGGTGCGCCTGATCGGACGCGAGTTCGTCGGCGGCGGCTATGTAACCGTGCTGGTGCGCGGTGAGACCGGCGCAGTGAACGCGGCGGTACGCGCCGGCGCCGATGCCTGCGAGCGCGTCGGCGATGGTCTGGTCGCCGCGCACATCATCGCCCGCCCGCATCGCGAGGTCGAGCCGATCCTGCCGACCGGCGGCCAACTGGCTGAAAAAGCGGCCTGA
- a CDS encoding carboxysome peptide B codes for MDIMQVERSLVCTRRIPGLQSVSLRVLRDAKGGRAVAVDTVGAHPGNWVFTISGSAARVAVGTRILTDLSIGGIIDRWDAPDPTDGV; via the coding sequence ATGGACATCATGCAGGTGGAACGCTCGCTGGTCTGCACGCGCCGCATCCCCGGACTCCAGTCCGTGTCGCTGCGGGTGCTGCGCGACGCCAAGGGCGGACGGGCGGTGGCGGTCGACACGGTCGGCGCTCATCCGGGCAACTGGGTCTTCACCATCAGCGGCTCGGCGGCCCGGGTCGCGGTCGGCACCCGGATACTCACCGACCTGAGCATCGGCGGCATCATCGACCGCTGGGACGCGCCGGACCCGACCGACGGCGTCTGA
- a CDS encoding carboxysome peptide A, translating into MKICRVEKPLVATNRIPGLEHRHLQVVLDGKSRMVAVDAVGCTPGDWVLCVGSSAAREAAGHKDYPSDLTIVGIIDHWAED; encoded by the coding sequence ATGAAGATCTGTCGCGTCGAAAAACCGCTGGTCGCGACTAACCGCATCCCCGGACTGGAGCATCGTCATCTCCAGGTGGTGCTCGACGGCAAGAGTCGGATGGTCGCCGTCGATGCCGTGGGCTGCACCCCCGGCGACTGGGTGCTCTGTGTCGGCAGCTCGGCGGCACGCGAAGCCGCCGGCCACAAGGACTACCCGAGCGACCTGACCATCGTCGGCATCATCGACCACTGGGCGGAGGACTGA